TCTATCCGATAAGCCTGGCGGTGACCATCGCGTTCATCGTGTTTGTCACCGCAGTCATCAATTCGGCGGCTCGGGGTCTTTTCACCCTCGCCCACGAGGGGGCACTGCCCGCAGCCCTGGCCCGGGTGCACCCGGTCTACAAGACTCCGGTCGCCGGCATCTTCCTGATCGGAATCATCGCGACGGCCTTCTCCGTCACCGCCACACTCAGTTCGGTCGGCAGGCTGGTGTTCGACGTCTACGGAAATTACGTGGCCAACTGGGGCTTTCTGGTCAGCTATCTGCTTGTGGTGGTCGCCACACCCATCTGGCTGTATCGCATCAAGGCACTCACCCCGGCCCGGCTCGTCGTCTCGACCGCCGCGGCCCTGGCCATCGGGTACGTGATCTTCAGCAATTTCTATCCGGTACCCAAGTTCCCCTTCAACATCCTGCCGCTCATCTTCGGTGCGATTCTGCTCGCCGGGCTGCTGCGCTACTGGTATCTGCGCGCCCACCGTCCCGAGGTCGCTGCCCGGATCGGTTCCATCCAAACACTTTCCGAATCCGAAAAGGAACGACTGACAGAGCTCGGCATCCTCGAGGTCCTCCATGAGGAGCCCGAGTCCGAGCCTGCCGATACCAACAGTCCAGGAGTACTCGTCACATGACCACCGCCGCAACGTCATCAGTCCTGGTCTATCAAGGCGTCAGCGACTCCGAGTTCTCCGAATGGAGGCGGACCGCCCAGCGCGTTGCCGACCAGCTGGCCGCCACCGCGCTGGACCGCGACCGAGCCAACCAGAACCCGAGCGGCGAAATCGGACTACTACGCGAGTACGGCCTGTTGTCCTTCGCCACCGCACGCGAATTCGGCGGAGCCGGCGGGAGTTTGACCCAGGCTCTGCAGCTCAGCCGGATCATCGCCGCAGCGGACGGATCAATCGGCCAGCTGCTGCTCTACCACTACTCCAACGGTGTGTGGACGCACATTCTCGGGTCGCCGTCGCAGCGTGAACACATCGCCCGCGGAGTCGGTGAACTCGGTTGGTTTCAGGGCAGTGTCAGTAACCCGCGCGACCCGGGTATCAGAGTCACCCGAACCGACGAGGGCTATCGGGTCGACGGGAAGCGGACGTTCGCCACCGGTGTCGCTCTCGCCGATCTGATCACCGTGCTCCTGTATGAAGACGAACCGATCAACGCGGTCATCCCCCGCGACCGGGAAGGACTGCGATTCAACGACGACTGGGACAACCTCGGGCAGCGGCTTACCGCAAGTGGGAGTGTCGAATTCGACAGTGTCCTATTGCGTCATGACGAGGTGCTCACCGGCCTTGCCGAGCTCTCGGCATCCGATGGATCCCGTGAACGCCGCGACGGCCTGCGGGCACTGTTCAGCCAGCTGATATTCGTCCATCTCTACCTCGGGATCGCCGAGGGGGCACTCGCCGCCGGCGTCACCTACATCAGGGAACAGGGCAGGCCGTGGCCGGAAGCACATTCCACCCAGGTCACCGAGGACCCCTACCACCAACAGCTGCTGGGTCGGCTGTCCGCGGGTATCGCGGCAGGAATCGCCCTCGCCGACACGGTGACACGGGAATTCGAACAGGCCCTGGGGGCCGGTGAAACACCCAACGCGGCCCAATGGGGCGCATTGGCGATTCGGGT
The nucleotide sequence above comes from Mycobacteroides saopaulense. Encoded proteins:
- a CDS encoding acyl-CoA dehydrogenase family protein, with protein sequence MTTAATSSVLVYQGVSDSEFSEWRRTAQRVADQLAATALDRDRANQNPSGEIGLLREYGLLSFATAREFGGAGGSLTQALQLSRIIAAADGSIGQLLLYHYSNGVWTHILGSPSQREHIARGVGELGWFQGSVSNPRDPGIRVTRTDEGYRVDGKRTFATGVALADLITVLLYEDEPINAVIPRDREGLRFNDDWDNLGQRLTASGSVEFDSVLLRHDEVLTGLAELSASDGSRERRDGLRALFSQLIFVHLYLGIAEGALAAGVTYIREQGRPWPEAHSTQVTEDPYHQQLLGRLSAGIAAGIALADTVTREFEQALGAGETPNAAQWGALAIRVDQAKSIATEVSLDVTHNIYQATGARSTANSVGLDIYWRNARTHTTHDPLPYRQREIGRYLLTDEWPLPRSLSGLGRHADTTQGHQP